One genomic window of Mycolicibacterium neoaurum includes the following:
- a CDS encoding FKBP-type peptidyl-prolyl cis-trans isomerase translates to MNATRLPSVVTLAACAAAAAMTLAACSSDADAPAASSSTASDVFSPPSAPAVQPTATSEGCPSTPAPAGGTPEWTLSGTTGNIAVIGSTETAAPAVTVDGPFSVTETQVQTLKPGDGPVVAPDAKVLVCYMGVNGRDGSVFDSSYQSGRPVDFPLDGVVTGFQKAIAGQKVGSTVAVAMTPQDGYPEGQPAAGIQKGDTLVFAIKILDAMN, encoded by the coding sequence ACCTTGGCCGCATGCGCCGCGGCCGCCGCCATGACCCTGGCCGCCTGCAGCTCAGATGCCGACGCGCCCGCGGCGAGTTCGTCGACGGCATCGGACGTGTTCAGCCCGCCGAGCGCTCCCGCCGTCCAGCCGACGGCGACATCCGAGGGTTGTCCGAGCACGCCGGCACCGGCCGGCGGCACCCCCGAGTGGACGCTGTCGGGCACCACGGGCAACATCGCGGTCATCGGGTCGACCGAGACTGCCGCGCCCGCGGTGACCGTCGACGGACCGTTCAGCGTGACCGAAACTCAGGTGCAGACGCTCAAGCCCGGTGACGGTCCGGTTGTCGCGCCGGACGCCAAGGTGCTCGTCTGCTACATGGGTGTCAACGGCCGCGACGGATCTGTGTTCGATAGCAGCTACCAGTCGGGCAGGCCGGTGGATTTCCCCCTCGACGGCGTCGTCACCGGATTCCAGAAAGCCATCGCCGGCCAGAAGGTCGGATCGACCGTCGCGGTCGCCATGACACCGCAGGACGGCTACCCCGAGGGCCAGCCGGCGGCCGGCATCCAGAAGGGCGACACGTTGGTGTTCGCGATCAAGATCCTGGACGCGATGAACTGA